From a single Georhizobium profundi genomic region:
- a CDS encoding nucleoside deaminase, with amino-acid sequence MAGQERPTFMDHALAAAEAAGQRGEVPVGAVIVHEGTIVAQEGNRTRELRDVTAHAEIAAIRAAARVLDSERLSDCDLYVTLEPCAMCAAAISFARIRRLYFGASDPKGGAVISGGRFFDQPTCHHAPDVYAGIGEASAARILKEFFALKR; translated from the coding sequence ATGGCTGGACAAGAGCGCCCGACATTCATGGACCACGCGCTGGCTGCTGCGGAAGCGGCCGGTCAGCGCGGCGAAGTGCCGGTCGGCGCCGTTATCGTGCATGAAGGCACCATCGTCGCTCAGGAGGGCAATCGCACGCGCGAGTTGCGCGACGTGACGGCCCATGCCGAGATTGCCGCCATTCGCGCCGCTGCCCGTGTCCTCGACAGCGAACGGCTTTCAGACTGCGATCTCTACGTGACGCTCGAGCCTTGCGCCATGTGCGCAGCGGCGATTTCCTTCGCGCGCATCAGACGGCTCTATTTCGGCGCTTCAGATCCGAAAGGGGGCGCCGTGATCAGTGGCGGCCGCTTCTTCGACCAGCCGACCTGCCACCACGCTCCCGACGTTTATGCCGGGATCGGCGAAGCCAGCGCCGCACGCATCCTCAAGGAGTTCTTCGCGCTCAAGCGATAG
- a CDS encoding pseudouridine synthase, producing MSFKDKPKGKGGAAPRSKPPVRDRKAKPAAASVAETGAATAPAEPERISKLLARAGIASRRDVERMIAEGRVRLNGKVLDTPAINATFADAIEVDGEAVNGIERTRLWLYHKPAGLVTTNRDPEGRPTVFERLPKALPRVMSIGRLDINTEGLLLLTNDGGLARVLELPTTGWLRRYRVRAHGDISQEKLDTLKDGIAVEGVLYGGIEATLDRQQGANVWITMGLREGKNREIKNVLGALGLDVNRLIRISYGPFQLQDLPEGQVVEVRGRMLRDQLGPRLIEEAGADFDAPIVHQTDGADEADDSRQKAGAKPKPFGEKPAERNERLRGRLDTKREAPAWSKDESRSRDASRSKDGPRGKDGPRSKDGPRGKDAGGRDGPRKPVTPQVRRSSNVWIAAGARPMGPKRAAEKEDADRRQAERDAKRESRGDRAGARPRRESGDASARPTRGAKPAFAGSDRARSDAPRDGERPRRDERPRRADRPEGSVAARGPGARGAGARTEGSRSPSTGEGRPRSQGRSAPSSASEKPAGRGPRPAGGPGKPAGAGRSFGEKPGAGGRPSGGRPAGANKARDGKPRDGKPGGTRPGGKPRDGKPGGGPRGAGGSKGPGNADRRR from the coding sequence ATGAGCTTCAAAGACAAACCCAAGGGCAAGGGCGGCGCGGCCCCCCGTTCAAAGCCGCCGGTTCGCGACAGGAAAGCCAAGCCCGCAGCGGCAAGCGTGGCCGAAACGGGCGCAGCGACTGCGCCTGCCGAACCCGAGCGCATCTCCAAGCTTCTCGCCCGCGCCGGCATCGCCTCGCGGCGTGATGTGGAGCGCATGATTGCCGAGGGGCGCGTTCGGCTGAACGGCAAGGTCCTCGACACGCCGGCGATCAACGCCACCTTCGCCGATGCGATCGAAGTCGATGGCGAAGCCGTCAACGGCATCGAGCGCACGCGGCTTTGGCTCTACCACAAGCCGGCCGGCCTCGTGACGACCAATCGCGATCCGGAAGGCCGTCCGACCGTTTTCGAACGGCTCCCGAAGGCGCTGCCGCGGGTCATGTCCATCGGGCGTCTCGACATCAACACCGAAGGCCTGCTGCTGCTCACCAATGACGGCGGTCTTGCCCGCGTTCTGGAGTTGCCGACGACCGGCTGGCTGCGCCGCTACCGCGTGCGCGCCCATGGCGACATCAGTCAGGAAAAGCTCGACACGCTGAAAGACGGGATCGCCGTGGAAGGCGTGCTCTACGGCGGGATCGAGGCGACGCTCGACCGCCAGCAGGGGGCCAATGTCTGGATCACGATGGGGCTGCGCGAGGGCAAAAATCGCGAGATCAAGAACGTGCTCGGCGCGCTCGGCCTCGATGTCAACCGCCTGATCCGCATCTCCTATGGCCCGTTCCAGTTGCAGGATCTGCCGGAAGGCCAGGTCGTGGAAGTGCGCGGCCGCATGCTGCGCGATCAGCTTGGACCGCGCCTCATCGAAGAAGCCGGTGCGGATTTTGATGCACCCATTGTGCACCAGACCGATGGTGCCGATGAAGCCGACGACAGCAGGCAGAAAGCAGGCGCGAAGCCGAAGCCCTTCGGCGAAAAGCCGGCGGAACGGAACGAGCGGCTGCGCGGCCGTCTCGACACCAAGCGCGAGGCGCCCGCCTGGAGCAAGGACGAATCGCGGAGCAGGGACGCTTCCCGCAGTAAAGATGGGCCCCGTGGGAAAGACGGGCCCCGCAGCAAGGATGGTCCCCGTGGCAAGGACGCTGGCGGCAGGGATGGGCCGCGCAAGCCGGTGACGCCGCAGGTGCGTCGATCGAGCAATGTCTGGATCGCGGCCGGCGCGCGGCCGATGGGCCCGAAGCGCGCCGCAGAGAAGGAAGATGCCGATCGCCGCCAGGCCGAGCGCGACGCCAAGCGGGAGTCGCGTGGAGATCGGGCAGGCGCTCGCCCCCGTCGCGAAAGCGGCGATGCGAGTGCGCGTCCCACGCGAGGCGCGAAGCCCGCATTCGCCGGATCCGATCGCGCACGAAGCGATGCGCCGCGCGATGGCGAACGTCCGCGCAGGGACGAACGCCCGCGCCGTGCCGATCGTCCGGAAGGATCGGTCGCTGCCAGAGGCCCTGGCGCGAGAGGCGCAGGCGCCCGTACGGAAGGCAGCCGATCGCCATCGACCGGCGAAGGCCGGCCGAGAAGTCAGGGGCGCAGCGCACCGAGCAGTGCATCGGAAAAACCAGCCGGGCGTGGTCCGCGTCCTGCAGGTGGTCCAGGCAAGCCGGCAGGGGCTGGTCGCAGCTTCGGGGAGAAGCCGGGTGCTGGTGGCCGTCCTTCGGGTGGCAGGCCTGCAGGTGCCAACAAAGCACGAGATGGCAAGCCCAGAGACGGCAAGCCGGGCGGTACGAGACCGGGCGGCAAGCCGAGAGATGGCAAGCCGGGTGGTGGCCCACGCGGTGCGGGCGGATCGAAAGGACCTGGCAATGCGGATCGTCGGCGGTGA
- a CDS encoding VOC family protein → MAGPFHLAFPIRDIEETRSFYRDVLGCAIGRESETWIDFDLFGHQMSGHVRPSARDTGAEGSGTVDGKAVPIPHFGAVLTMDEWRALAERLKGADGIDWLLEPQIRFEGQPGEQATLFIRDPSGNALEFKGFADMDAVFAA, encoded by the coding sequence ATGGCCGGGCCCTTTCATCTCGCCTTTCCGATCCGCGATATCGAGGAGACGCGCAGTTTCTATCGCGACGTGCTCGGCTGCGCGATCGGCCGCGAATCGGAGACCTGGATCGATTTCGATCTCTTCGGCCATCAGATGTCGGGCCATGTGCGTCCGTCGGCGCGCGACACCGGTGCCGAAGGCAGTGGCACGGTCGACGGCAAGGCTGTGCCCATCCCGCATTTCGGCGCCGTGCTGACGATGGACGAATGGCGGGCGCTCGCCGAGAGGCTGAAGGGCGCGGACGGCATCGACTGGCTCCTGGAGCCGCAGATCCGTTTCGAGGGCCAGCCGGGAGAACAGGCGACGCTTTTCATTCGTGACCCGTCGGGCAACGCGCTCGAATTCAAGGGCTTTGCCGACATGGACGCCGTGTTCGCCGCCTGA
- a CDS encoding patatin-like phospholipase family protein, translated as MSIVNEPSAMTLDMRRRTSEPTVAVAFGGGGARGIAHIHVVQALNDLDIQPVAISGASIGAIIGSAMAAGMRGREISEFALATVGNWSEVASRLWKMRPQTIAEMFRRKRGQFGQFDIERILHGFLPQAIPQDFADLQIPTKIVVTDYYAQCERICDTGDLYNAIGASAAIPAVFRPVVRGGRVLIDGGIYNPVPYDHLLGLADIVIAIDVTGGPCGNETRIPSRVDAIFGANQLMMQSIISMKLKACPPDIFLRPDVSRFRVLDFPRVAEILAASAPVRDQLKFALDEAFESHAKARRGH; from the coding sequence ATGAGCATCGTCAACGAGCCATCAGCGATGACGCTTGACATGCGGCGTCGGACCTCCGAGCCGACGGTTGCCGTCGCGTTTGGCGGTGGTGGCGCGCGTGGGATTGCGCACATCCATGTCGTGCAGGCCCTGAACGACCTGGACATTCAGCCGGTCGCAATTTCCGGAGCATCGATCGGCGCGATCATTGGTTCGGCCATGGCAGCCGGTATGCGTGGCCGCGAAATCAGCGAATTTGCGCTCGCCACCGTCGGTAACTGGTCGGAAGTGGCAAGCCGCCTGTGGAAGATGCGCCCGCAGACGATCGCCGAAATGTTTCGCCGCAAGCGTGGCCAGTTCGGCCAGTTCGACATCGAGCGCATTCTCCATGGCTTCCTGCCGCAGGCGATCCCGCAGGATTTCGCCGACCTGCAGATACCGACCAAGATCGTTGTTACCGACTACTATGCCCAGTGCGAGCGGATCTGCGACACCGGTGATCTCTACAATGCCATCGGTGCCTCAGCTGCCATTCCCGCCGTCTTTCGCCCGGTCGTACGCGGCGGACGCGTGCTGATCGATGGCGGCATCTACAATCCTGTGCCCTACGATCATCTGCTGGGTCTTGCCGACATCGTCATTGCCATCGATGTCACGGGTGGCCCTTGCGGCAACGAAACCCGTATCCCGTCGCGTGTCGACGCGATTTTCGGTGCAAACCAGCTGATGATGCAGTCGATCATCTCGATGAAACTGAAGGCTTGCCCGCCGGATATCTTCCTGCGGCCTGATGTCAGCCGGTTCCGTGTGCTCGATTTCCCCCGGGTCGCGGAGATACTGGCCGCTTCGGCGCCGGTGCGCGATCAGCTGAAATTTGCTCTCGACGAGGCTTTCGAGAGCCATGCGAAGGCCCGCCGCGGCCATTGA
- the rsmD gene encoding 16S rRNA (guanine(966)-N(2))-methyltransferase RsmD, translating into MRIVGGEFGGRALKAPRTDAIRPTSDRTRESLFNILAHAYPGAVEGARVLELFAGTGAVGLEALSRGASSAIFVEQSVEGRALIQANIEAFGLMGRTKIFRRNATALGACRNLEPYSFIFADPPYGKGLGEAALNGAAADGWIADGALVLLEERSDQSPELARSFFPLESRVFGETSIHFYRYEPGRNGS; encoded by the coding sequence ATGCGGATCGTCGGCGGTGAATTCGGCGGCCGGGCACTGAAGGCGCCCCGTACCGACGCCATTCGCCCGACCAGCGACCGGACCCGTGAAAGCCTGTTCAACATTCTCGCCCACGCCTATCCGGGCGCGGTCGAAGGCGCGCGCGTGCTGGAACTCTTCGCAGGCACCGGCGCCGTCGGGCTCGAAGCCCTATCGCGCGGGGCGTCATCAGCAATCTTCGTGGAGCAATCGGTCGAGGGCCGCGCCCTGATCCAGGCCAACATCGAGGCCTTCGGCCTGATGGGCCGCACCAAGATTTTCAGGCGCAACGCCACGGCGCTCGGCGCCTGCCGGAACCTCGAGCCTTACAGCTTCATCTTCGCCGATCCGCCCTACGGCAAGGGGCTCGGGGAGGCCGCGTTGAACGGCGCGGCGGCGGACGGATGGATCGCCGACGGTGCGCTCGTGCTGCTCGAGGAACGGTCCGATCAGAGCCCCGAATTGGCTCGTTCATTTTTTCCTCTTGAATCCCGTGTATTCGGAGAAACGAGCATCCATTTCTATCGTTACGAGCCGGGACGAAACGGATCATGA